The following coding sequences are from one Epilithonimonas vandammei window:
- a CDS encoding ThiF family adenylyltransferase, translating into MLNQDVLHNLEASDELRIARRQLEKIEGYSLVQDFLWNEVLRKWYLVFKISLNLPESEFVARETEWYLFADDEYPGGDISILPSNENGISSTFQHQEYNLRSDKLDWKSGKICLTETQGSWGRKQYLKEPRNVNLRLKWHVERCMQWIIAASNNTLTEVDDPFELPPFPPRSNVHLVFDEDEASFKNWTSVNTNSGTFEAVRFSRSVDLFLIRHFTVSSCQFKLPWGTRITSLEQEVRYGIWCLIDDIPVLSPWKIPTSFAELKTILQKQNVDLSRLLYDECQTLRKEGRIPSFVLLGFPVAKKIGEKPSLIHWFGFNFPKLPVVNGFRPDCPELINTQIKIASQNNKNIKWICTENWNTKQLNSRGRLKQDISELKILLIGAGSVGSVFIQALVRLGVLNVEVLDMDIVQAGNMSRHILTLNSIGLKKAEALSNHLNGIFPAVKSTFENATLKDVLQKNKNYLTTFDIVIDATGSDDVLKQIGDKLDDGQKFFFVSVSTGYLADSFYLYTRPVNENNRLLDDFNTKIEKWLTIDSQKSSGDEEIIEGVGCWHPLFPARIDDIQMLTGAAIKFFEKQIIQGKQAKLTVISKIYDDNGNFTGLNMSDE; encoded by the coding sequence ATGTTGAATCAGGACGTTTTGCATAATCTTGAGGCGAGTGATGAACTAAGAATCGCAAGAAGGCAGCTAGAAAAAATTGAAGGCTATTCATTAGTTCAAGATTTTCTATGGAATGAAGTTCTTCGCAAATGGTATTTAGTCTTTAAAATTTCACTAAATCTGCCGGAGTCCGAATTTGTAGCTAGAGAAACTGAATGGTATTTATTTGCTGATGATGAATATCCCGGTGGAGATATAAGCATTTTACCAAGTAATGAGAATGGTATAAGTTCCACTTTTCAGCATCAGGAATATAATCTTAGAAGTGATAAACTTGACTGGAAATCTGGTAAAATATGCTTAACTGAAACCCAGGGAAGTTGGGGAAGAAAGCAATATCTAAAAGAACCAAGGAATGTGAATCTCAGGTTAAAGTGGCATGTAGAAAGATGTATGCAATGGATTATAGCAGCTTCAAATAATACTTTGACCGAAGTTGATGACCCTTTTGAATTGCCTCCGTTTCCTCCTAGATCGAATGTTCATTTGGTTTTCGATGAGGATGAAGCATCATTTAAAAATTGGACTAGCGTAAATACGAATTCGGGAACATTCGAAGCTGTTAGATTTAGTAGATCAGTAGACTTGTTTTTAATTAGGCACTTTACTGTAAGTAGTTGTCAATTTAAGTTGCCTTGGGGAACCCGAATTACTAGCCTTGAACAAGAGGTTAGATACGGTATCTGGTGTTTGATTGATGATATACCCGTTCTCTCACCATGGAAAATTCCTACAAGCTTTGCTGAATTAAAAACTATATTACAAAAACAGAACGTAGATTTGAGCAGGCTGCTATATGATGAATGCCAAACTCTCAGAAAAGAAGGCAGAATACCTTCTTTTGTCCTTTTGGGATTTCCTGTTGCAAAAAAAATAGGAGAAAAACCCAGTTTAATTCATTGGTTTGGTTTCAATTTTCCCAAGCTTCCTGTTGTTAATGGTTTTAGACCGGATTGTCCTGAACTCATAAATACTCAGATAAAGATAGCTTCACAGAATAATAAAAACATTAAATGGATATGTACCGAAAACTGGAATACAAAACAACTGAACAGTAGAGGTCGACTGAAACAAGATATTTCCGAATTGAAAATACTGTTAATAGGTGCAGGCTCTGTTGGTTCAGTTTTCATACAGGCCTTAGTTCGTTTAGGTGTTTTAAATGTTGAAGTGTTAGATATGGATATTGTTCAGGCAGGTAATATGTCAAGACATATATTAACTCTAAATTCTATCGGTTTAAAGAAAGCGGAAGCTTTAAGCAATCATTTAAATGGGATTTTTCCTGCTGTTAAGTCAACGTTTGAAAATGCCACTTTAAAAGATGTTCTTCAGAAAAATAAAAATTACCTTACTACCTTTGATATTGTTATCGATGCAACTGGTAGTGATGACGTATTGAAACAGATTGGAGATAAATTAGATGACGGACAAAAATTCTTTTTTGTTTCAGTATCGACAGGGTACTTAGCTGATTCATTTTATCTTTATACCCGACCCGTTAATGAGAATAATAGACTATTGGATGACTTTAATACAAAAATTGAAAAATGGTTAACGATAGATTCCCAAAAAAGTTCGGGGGACGAGGAGATTATTGAGGGTGTTGGTTGTTGGCATCCTTTATTTCCTGCCAGAATTGACGACATTCAAATGCTTACCGGAGCTGCCATTAAGTTTTTTGAAAAACAAATAATTCAAGGAAAGCAAGCTAAATTGACAGTAATAAGCAAAATTTATGACGATAATGGGAACTTTACAGGATTAAATATGAGCGACGAATGA
- a CDS encoding Mov34/MPN/PAD-1 family protein, with protein MITYKNGTNNIKIFLAENLLSEVRKFCIEKDYLETGGILVGMYDPDLQSAIITKVIGPPSDSKHGRTTFVRGTKGVKKTLDILWKEGQYYIGEWHYHPKALPIASSQDIKQMKKISKSILYRCPEPVMLIVGQDNEEFIETFYVSINGSDLIEFIRA; from the coding sequence ATGATAACTTATAAAAATGGGACTAATAATATCAAAATATTTCTTGCAGAGAATTTGCTTTCAGAAGTTAGAAAATTTTGTATTGAAAAAGACTATTTAGAGACTGGAGGAATATTGGTAGGTATGTATGACCCGGATCTTCAATCTGCTATTATAACAAAAGTAATTGGGCCTCCTTCTGATTCTAAACATGGTAGAACTACATTTGTACGTGGAACTAAAGGAGTAAAAAAGACCTTAGATATTCTTTGGAAAGAAGGTCAATACTATATAGGTGAATGGCATTATCACCCGAAGGCCTTACCTATAGCTAGTTCACAGGATATCAAACAAATGAAAAAGATTTCAAAAAGTATACTTTATAGATGTCCTGAACCAGTTATGCTGATCGTTGGTCAAGACAACGAAGAATTTATCGAAACATTTTATGTTTCTATAAATGGGAGCGATTTAATTGAATTTATTAGAGCATAA
- a CDS encoding VanZ family protein — translation MKRYYAVLLSVYTIFLVYMMFYGCGRHPEFGFLQLNPFQSIKYFLNYHQFFSETFMVNIVGNIIVFIPYGWLGILDKRLTKLPLLAFLFITWICAIELTQYYTARGTADVDDVFLNTFGMLIGYIILQIVTKLNIANIRLELTKDYETISSY, via the coding sequence ATGAAAAGATATTATGCAGTATTGCTCTCTGTATATACTATATTTCTAGTTTATATGATGTTTTATGGTTGCGGAAGGCATCCCGAGTTTGGTTTTCTGCAACTAAATCCGTTTCAGAGTATTAAATATTTTCTAAACTATCATCAGTTTTTTTCTGAGACTTTTATGGTAAACATCGTAGGAAATATTATTGTATTTATACCATACGGATGGCTTGGCATTTTAGATAAACGACTAACCAAACTGCCACTTTTAGCGTTTCTCTTTATTACTTGGATCTGCGCAATTGAACTTACTCAATATTACACAGCAAGAGGAACGGCAGATGTAGATGATGTTTTTCTGAATACTTTTGGAATGCTGATAGGTTATATAATTTTGCAAATTGTAACAAAATTGAACATTGCTAATATAAGGCTGGAATTAACCAAAGATTACGAAACTATCAGCTCTTACTGA
- a CDS encoding glycosyltransferase family 2 protein, giving the protein MMLSVCIPVYNFDVTELITDIRNQINTDDLDAEIIFIDDASQEEMRQRNEIVKSLTDHYILLERNIGRSKIRNLFLKYSKSDYLLFLDCDGKIITKGFIKNYINFINNHHPDVVYGGRTVNESKPDLRYGLRWKFAIERENLPVDVRKKSPYRDFQTNNFIVRKSVLENHPFDESILQYGYEDLIFAKNLYKDKIKIEHIDNAIYNNDVETNEVFLKKADQSAKSLAHLFETDLDVRNSSNIKLAKAYALLKKTGGILIYKMFYKIMKPFIIRKLLSGKAELKTLDLYKLGQLIDYISKS; this is encoded by the coding sequence ATGATGCTCAGTGTCTGTATTCCGGTTTATAATTTTGATGTGACGGAATTGATCACCGATATTCGTAATCAAATCAATACAGATGATCTTGATGCGGAAATTATCTTTATAGATGATGCTTCACAAGAAGAGATGCGTCAGAGAAACGAAATTGTTAAAAGCCTTACCGATCATTATATATTACTTGAAAGAAATATAGGACGTTCGAAAATCCGTAATTTATTTTTAAAATATTCCAAGTCTGATTATTTATTGTTTTTAGATTGCGATGGGAAAATTATTACCAAAGGATTCATCAAAAACTATATCAACTTCATCAATAATCATCATCCCGATGTAGTTTATGGTGGAAGAACAGTAAATGAAAGTAAGCCGGATTTGCGTTATGGGTTGCGATGGAAATTTGCTATAGAAAGAGAGAATCTGCCGGTAGATGTTAGAAAAAAATCGCCTTATCGTGATTTTCAAACCAATAATTTTATCGTTCGAAAATCAGTTTTAGAAAACCATCCTTTTGATGAATCCATCTTGCAATATGGTTATGAAGATCTTATTTTTGCTAAGAATCTTTATAAAGATAAGATTAAAATAGAACATATAGATAATGCTATATATAACAATGATGTTGAGACAAACGAGGTTTTCTTAAAAAAAGCAGATCAATCTGCAAAAAGCCTTGCTCATCTGTTTGAGACGGATTTGGATGTAAGAAATAGTTCTAACATTAAGCTTGCAAAAGCCTATGCTCTATTAAAGAAAACTGGCGGAATTCTTATTTATAAAATGTTTTACAAAATTATGAAACCATTCATAATTCGAAAGTTACTAAGTGGAAAAGCAGAACTTAAGACGTTAGACCTTTATAAGTTGGGACAACTTATTGATTATATCAGTAAGAGCTGA
- a CDS encoding glycosyltransferase family 9 protein, protein MKRILAYRFSAFGDVAMTVPVCVEFLEQNPDVEIIFVSRDNFKDLFDKHPRLKFYGINFDDYKGVFGIRKLTKQLIKQFNPDYVADLHDVIRTKMLNSIFIRHGYKVFQIDKGKIEKEKLTDIWNLEKFPLKRTVERYADVFRRMGFQVNLSHKLRTLSDNKKDIGFAPFAQHKGKMMPEEKSFELARILAKTHRVYFFGGGKEENDILTKWEKQIPNTHSLSGKLKLTEELQKISELELMISMDSANMHLASLMGTRCISIWGSTHHFAGFLGYGQDENDIVHVKDLSCRPCSVFGDKECFRGDYACLEELDIQKIIDKI, encoded by the coding sequence GTGAAGAGAATTCTCGCATATCGTTTTTCTGCATTCGGAGATGTGGCGATGACAGTCCCTGTCTGCGTAGAGTTTCTGGAGCAAAATCCTGATGTAGAAATTATATTTGTGAGCAGAGATAATTTCAAAGACCTTTTTGATAAACATCCTAGGCTGAAATTCTACGGAATTAACTTCGATGATTATAAAGGTGTTTTCGGCATCAGAAAGCTGACAAAGCAATTAATCAAACAATTCAATCCAGATTACGTTGCGGATCTTCACGATGTGATTAGAACCAAGATGCTTAATTCCATCTTCATCCGGCACGGCTACAAAGTCTTCCAGATTGATAAAGGAAAAATTGAAAAGGAAAAACTGACAGATATCTGGAATCTTGAAAAATTTCCTTTGAAAAGAACGGTAGAACGTTATGCTGATGTTTTCCGAAGGATGGGCTTTCAAGTAAATCTTTCCCACAAGCTTAGAACTCTATCGGACAATAAAAAAGATATAGGTTTTGCACCTTTTGCGCAGCATAAAGGTAAGATGATGCCGGAAGAAAAATCATTTGAGCTGGCAAGAATCCTTGCTAAAACTCATAGAGTTTATTTTTTTGGTGGCGGAAAAGAAGAGAATGATATTCTCACAAAGTGGGAAAAACAAATTCCGAATACACATAGCTTGTCCGGAAAGCTAAAACTGACAGAAGAACTTCAAAAGATCTCCGAACTGGAACTGATGATCTCTATGGATTCTGCAAACATGCATCTTGCCAGCCTTATGGGAACAAGATGTATTTCGATTTGGGGATCTACACATCATTTTGCAGGATTTCTTGGCTATGGACAGGATGAAAATGATATTGTTCACGTTAAAGATCTGTCTTGCAGACCGTGTTCGGTTTTTGGCGACAAAGAATGTTTCCGTGGCGATTATGCCTGTCTAGAAGAACTGGATATTCAGAAAATCATAGACAAAATATGA
- a CDS encoding SufE family protein: MTIKEKQQELIEEFAFLDDWEQKYEYIIDLGKELKGLPEDKKTDENLIRGCQSKVWIDAEFTDGKLFFNADSDGILPKGIVSLLVRIYSGHSTQEILDSDFDFISEIGLQEFLSPSRANGLMAMTKQIKFYAVAFQLKK; this comes from the coding sequence ATGACAATCAAAGAAAAACAACAAGAATTAATAGAAGAATTCGCCTTTCTGGACGATTGGGAGCAGAAGTATGAATATATCATAGACCTTGGGAAAGAATTAAAAGGACTTCCTGAGGACAAAAAAACAGATGAAAATCTAATACGAGGTTGCCAGTCCAAAGTTTGGATTGATGCAGAATTTACAGATGGAAAATTATTTTTCAATGCGGATTCCGACGGGATTTTGCCAAAGGGAATTGTTTCACTTTTGGTGAGAATCTATAGTGGCCATTCTACACAGGAGATTTTGGATTCTGATTTTGATTTTATCTCGGAAATTGGCTTGCAAGAATTTTTGTCTCCCTCAAGAGCCAATGGCTTGATGGCAATGACGAAACAAATCAAATTTTACGCAGTGGCGTTCCAACTAAAGAAGTAG
- the pepT gene encoding peptidase T codes for MENIQLDGIWREKLLNRFITYIKIFSTSDAESETTPSTERQWDIANYLYKELQDLGLEDVSIDEKGYVFGFIPSNKEEEVPQVGFIAHYDSSPDFNGENVNPQIWENYDGEDLLLNKETGFILSSTKFESLKKYIGQTIITTDGTTLLSADDKAGVAEIVTASEFLLANPQIKHGRISIGFNPDEEIGRGAHHFDVEKFGAEWAYTMDGGEIGELEYENFNAAGAVVKIHGLSVHPGYSFGKMLNAGLVASEFINSLPANETPATTKGFEGFFHLTDFEGDVSEAKLQYIIRDHDDQKFEDRKKLIAEKVEEINKKYGEKTAEIEIKQQYLNMKKQFEGKMHIVDIAEQAMKDSGIEPKIKAIRGGTDGAQLSYMGLPCPNIFAGGHNFHGPYEFVPLESMLAAVKVIANIAQSVK; via the coding sequence ATGGAAAACATCCAATTAGACGGTATTTGGAGAGAAAAACTCCTTAACAGATTCATCACATACATCAAGATATTTTCAACCAGCGACGCAGAAAGTGAGACTACACCTTCTACAGAAAGGCAGTGGGATATCGCCAATTATCTGTACAAAGAATTGCAGGATTTAGGATTGGAAGATGTCAGCATTGATGAAAAAGGATACGTTTTTGGGTTCATTCCTTCTAACAAAGAGGAAGAAGTTCCACAAGTTGGGTTTATTGCGCATTATGATTCTTCACCGGATTTCAATGGCGAGAATGTGAATCCACAGATCTGGGAAAATTATGATGGCGAAGACTTGTTATTGAATAAGGAAACCGGATTCATTTTATCATCAACTAAATTTGAATCTTTAAAAAAATACATCGGACAAACCATCATCACAACAGATGGAACAACATTGTTAAGTGCGGATGATAAAGCTGGTGTCGCAGAAATTGTAACGGCATCAGAATTCCTTTTGGCTAATCCACAAATCAAGCACGGCAGAATTTCTATCGGATTCAATCCGGATGAAGAGATTGGAAGAGGCGCACATCACTTTGATGTAGAAAAATTTGGAGCAGAGTGGGCTTACACAATGGATGGTGGAGAAATAGGAGAGTTGGAGTATGAAAATTTCAATGCGGCCGGAGCTGTGGTAAAAATCCACGGATTATCCGTACATCCAGGTTATTCTTTCGGGAAAATGCTGAATGCAGGTTTGGTAGCTTCAGAATTTATCAATTCACTTCCAGCCAATGAAACGCCAGCAACTACGAAAGGTTTTGAAGGATTTTTTCATTTGACAGATTTTGAAGGCGACGTTTCAGAAGCTAAACTTCAATACATCATCCGTGACCATGATGATCAAAAGTTTGAAGATAGAAAGAAACTGATTGCTGAAAAAGTTGAAGAAATCAACAAAAAATATGGTGAGAAAACTGCTGAGATTGAAATCAAGCAGCAATATCTCAATATGAAAAAGCAATTCGAAGGCAAAATGCATATCGTTGATATTGCAGAACAAGCGATGAAAGATTCCGGAATCGAACCAAAAATAAAAGCCATCAGAGGCGGAACAGACGGAGCGCAGCTATCTTATATGGGATTACCATGCCCAAATATCTTCGCTGGGGGACATAACTTCCACGGACCTTACGAATTCGTACCCTTGGAAAGTATGTTAGCTGCTGTAAAAGTAATTGCTAATATTGCTCAATCGGTAAAATAA
- a CDS encoding beta/alpha barrel domain-containing protein — protein sequence MFLTECPRDAMQGWGEMIPTQKKIDYINRLMEVRFDVLDCGSFVNPKTMPQMADSGIVIDEIDKSLSNTKLSVVVANIRGAEKALSHEQVDILGFPFSISETFQHRNTNKSRDEAFTEVVNILELTKSEGRQLNLYFSMAFGNPYGESWKWEDVDFWARRFEEIGIKHILLSDTTGVGDVERISLLFNKIPAKYPNINFGAHFHNRYEDSYIKLKAAYDEGCRRFDSAIKGIGGCPMAKDDLVGNMPTERVFTFMQSEKLDIHQNLLHFESAYNMAKDIFHF from the coding sequence ATGTTCTTAACCGAATGTCCACGAGACGCAATGCAAGGTTGGGGAGAAATGATTCCAACGCAGAAAAAAATAGATTACATCAACCGATTGATGGAAGTGCGTTTTGATGTACTGGATTGCGGAAGCTTTGTGAATCCGAAAACGATGCCTCAAATGGCTGATTCCGGAATTGTGATAGATGAAATCGACAAATCACTTTCCAACACAAAACTCTCCGTAGTGGTAGCCAACATCCGTGGTGCTGAAAAAGCTTTGAGCCACGAGCAAGTTGATATTTTGGGGTTTCCTTTCTCGATTTCTGAAACATTCCAGCATAGAAATACTAATAAAAGTCGTGATGAAGCTTTTACTGAAGTTGTGAACATTTTAGAATTGACAAAATCTGAAGGCAGACAACTGAATCTCTATTTCTCGATGGCTTTTGGCAATCCTTATGGTGAAAGCTGGAAATGGGAGGATGTGGACTTCTGGGCAAGACGTTTTGAGGAAATTGGAATTAAACATATTCTTTTATCTGACACAACCGGCGTTGGCGATGTGGAAAGAATTTCACTCCTTTTTAATAAAATTCCCGCTAAATATCCCAATATTAATTTTGGGGCGCATTTTCATAATCGATATGAGGATTCTTACATCAAACTAAAAGCTGCTTATGACGAAGGCTGCAGAAGATTTGACAGCGCAATAAAGGGAATTGGGGGCTGTCCAATGGCAAAGGATGATTTAGTGGGAAATATGCCTACAGAAAGGGTATTTACTTTTATGCAGTCCGAAAAATTAGATATCCATCAAAATCTTCTTCATTTTGAAAGTGCTTATAATATGGCGAAAGATATTTTTCATTTTTAA
- a CDS encoding OsmC family protein — protein sequence MTSKTTYVGENRIDSVHESSGDVFTSYIPTNDFSVREHFSPTDIFATALAQSIFAHLVVLTKDKHIDITGATCDLKKTMYFEPRRIGEIFCVLKFPHSYTLEEKEFLENAVRNSPVYLSLNDDIKKIFIFEYKD from the coding sequence ATGACTTCAAAAACGACATATGTAGGTGAGAATAGGATAGATTCTGTACACGAAAGCTCCGGAGATGTTTTCACTTCATATATTCCTACCAATGATTTTAGCGTACGAGAACATTTTTCTCCGACAGATATTTTTGCAACTGCTTTGGCGCAAAGTATTTTTGCACACTTAGTTGTACTAACAAAAGATAAACATATTGATATCACTGGGGCAACCTGTGATTTGAAAAAGACAATGTATTTTGAACCTAGAAGAATTGGAGAGATTTTTTGCGTTTTGAAATTTCCTCATTCTTACACATTGGAAGAAAAGGAATTTTTAGAAAATGCGGTAAGAAATAGTCCTGTTTATCTAAGTCTTAATGATGATATCAAAAAGATCTTTATCTTCGAATATAAAGACTAA
- a CDS encoding SUF system Fe-S cluster assembly protein, with product MKYTDDQIADIGEEIIKELKTVYDPEIPVDIYELGLVYDVQISDEGEVLVIMTLTSPNCPVAETLPVEVEDKVKGVEGVKSAKIELTFEPTWTKEMMSEEAKFELGML from the coding sequence ATGAAATATACGGATGACCAAATAGCTGATATTGGTGAAGAAATAATCAAGGAACTGAAGACGGTTTACGATCCTGAAATACCGGTGGATATCTATGAACTTGGACTTGTTTATGATGTTCAGATTTCCGACGAAGGAGAAGTTTTAGTAATAATGACGTTAACGTCTCCAAATTGCCCAGTCGCAGAAACACTTCCAGTAGAGGTAGAAGATAAGGTAAAGGGCGTAGAAGGTGTAAAATCTGCGAAAATAGAACTTACCTTTGAACCGACTTGGACCAAAGAAATGATGAGTGAAGAAGCCAAGTTCGAACTTGGAATGTTATAA
- a CDS encoding 3'-5' exonuclease, producing the protein MIQKIPIENILFLDIETVPQTDTWNNLDSTTQYLWDKKTKSQRKEEIVASDFYEQRAGIMAEFGMIVCISVGMIDNNTGKLKIKTFSGEERNLLNAFCELFNSPRLNNIILCAHNGKEFDFPYIARRLLINGIQPPIPFQMFGKKPWEIPHIDTMELWKFGDWKSYVSLELLAHIFGIPTPKDDIDGSMVADIYYKEGDIDRIIHYCEKDVLTLANVFRRMRQEDLLKRLD; encoded by the coding sequence ATGATTCAAAAGATTCCTATCGAAAATATCCTTTTTCTTGATATTGAGACCGTTCCTCAAACTGATACTTGGAACAATCTGGATTCTACCACTCAATATCTTTGGGATAAAAAAACCAAATCTCAAAGAAAAGAAGAAATTGTAGCTTCTGATTTTTATGAGCAACGAGCAGGAATAATGGCCGAGTTCGGTATGATTGTTTGCATTTCTGTCGGGATGATTGATAACAATACCGGAAAATTAAAAATTAAAACATTTTCAGGTGAAGAAAGAAACTTATTAAATGCATTCTGTGAGTTGTTCAATAGTCCTCGTCTTAATAATATTATTCTCTGTGCGCACAACGGAAAAGAGTTCGATTTTCCTTACATCGCAAGACGACTTTTGATTAATGGAATTCAACCACCGATTCCATTCCAGATGTTTGGAAAAAAGCCTTGGGAAATTCCGCATATTGATACTATGGAACTCTGGAAATTCGGTGATTGGAAAAGTTATGTTTCGTTGGAACTATTGGCTCATATCTTCGGGATTCCTACACCAAAGGACGATATCGATGGAAGTATGGTTGCCGATATATACTACAAAGAAGGCGATATAGACAGAATCATTCACTATTGTGAAAAAGATGTCTTAACTTTGGCAAATGTTTTTCGGCGGATGAGGCAGGAAGATTTATTAAAAAGATTAGATTAA
- a CDS encoding quinol:cytochrome C oxidoreductase: MYSFSPKLRLYSIILIVVGVVLFGIGYALNHGLDDATITHWMESVHSKGHEAPSHSSELVGPQDHNAHLEHAKHQVHNQPLAAIHTFAVFAFGISCCALFFYSIQHAAHAGWSIIVTRVMEAIASYIPYGGAILIIIMLLNITHQGHLFHWMDPNLTDPNSPEFDVILFEKKRFLNIPFYAIRTIIYVVGASFFVWKLKSLSKKVDENKGNRKIYASLYSWNVGYIAFFGFASAAWAWDWLMSIDPHWYSTLYIWYSMVSCLSTSIAVMIIISVYLKKKGVYPQFNNNHLHDLGKFLFATSMLWSYLWFAQFMLYWYANIPEEVNYFFGRFEYYAPTFLPMLVVNFLAPLLVLVSSSIKRNYKVVTFMACLVIFGHAVDYFNMVMPGTVGPYWNNLPMALLVLGSFIFVVGIFTFTVMTALAKLKLMPTGNPYYHESEIYEYPF; the protein is encoded by the coding sequence CGGTATTGGTTATGCACTTAACCATGGCCTTGATGATGCTACAATCACACACTGGATGGAATCTGTCCATTCAAAAGGACATGAAGCTCCATCACATTCCAGTGAGTTGGTGGGTCCTCAGGATCATAATGCGCATCTAGAACATGCAAAACATCAGGTTCACAATCAGCCATTGGCAGCGATTCATACTTTTGCTGTTTTCGCCTTTGGAATTAGTTGTTGTGCATTGTTTTTCTACAGCATACAACACGCTGCACATGCAGGTTGGTCTATTATTGTTACAAGAGTAATGGAAGCGATAGCTTCTTATATCCCATACGGAGGAGCAATCTTGATTATTATAATGTTGTTGAATATTACACATCAAGGTCATCTTTTCCATTGGATGGATCCTAATCTTACAGATCCTAACTCTCCGGAATTTGATGTTATATTATTCGAAAAGAAAAGATTTCTTAATATTCCCTTTTATGCTATCAGAACTATAATTTATGTTGTGGGCGCGTCATTCTTTGTTTGGAAGCTGAAAAGTCTTTCTAAGAAAGTTGATGAGAATAAGGGGAATCGAAAGATCTACGCTAGTCTTTACAGCTGGAATGTAGGTTACATTGCCTTCTTCGGTTTTGCATCTGCAGCGTGGGCTTGGGATTGGTTGATGTCTATTGATCCACACTGGTATTCTACACTATATATTTGGTATTCTATGGTAAGCTGTTTGTCAACTTCTATAGCTGTAATGATTATCATAAGTGTTTACCTTAAGAAGAAAGGAGTTTATCCTCAGTTTAACAATAACCATTTGCACGATCTCGGAAAATTCTTGTTTGCTACGAGTATGCTTTGGTCGTACCTTTGGTTTGCTCAATTTATGCTATACTGGTACGCAAATATTCCAGAAGAAGTAAATTATTTCTTCGGCAGATTTGAGTACTACGCACCGACTTTCCTACCAATGCTTGTTGTAAACTTCCTTGCACCATTATTAGTGTTAGTAAGCAGTAGTATAAAGAGAAATTATAAAGTGGTTACCTTTATGGCTTGCCTTGTGATTTTCGGACACGCTGTTGATTATTTCAATATGGTAATGCCGGGAACAGTAGGACCTTACTGGAATAACCTTCCAATGGCTTTGTTAGTTTTAGGTTCGTTCATCTTCGTTGTAGGGATTTTCACTTTTACTGTGATGACAGCCTTAGCAAAGCTAAAACTGATGCCTACCGGAAACCCTTACTACCACGAGTCAGAGATTTACGAATATCCTTTCTAA